The Takifugu rubripes chromosome 3, fTakRub1.2, whole genome shotgun sequence genome contains a region encoding:
- the LOC105419105 gene encoding zinc finger protein 883-like, producing the protein MSSVECLRTFVVERLTVAAEEIFRMFQQKLDGCEEELDYQRRLVESVWKPQIKLHRTELSQQQPLWKEEEDDYQHQDRSCSLDQEDSKPPQINEEQEESCCYQDGESLTVKQEMDTLMVTPIHEQDDDSELGLNPDQSQEKPEVNTTVQSPVLPDPDCDLQLLSYSPHISESKDEENRTSEDSRWTTAEEPKQTMKQNHPKCQTGNVNIPAESAVDCDTDTGAKTSACNTGEQQGKVRTNLKGHSIIQYEHLGSACGKDFREGCFSSADKIKDTATKLFICETCGKDFKLSKLLKRHLGVHTGEKSYLCKTCGKTFRQNYELNVHMRVHTGERPYVCKTCRKTFRRNYELNVHMRVHTGERPYVCKTCRKTFRRNYELNVHMRVHTGERPYACETCGKCFRHTSAINKHMRVHTDERPYVCETCGKSFRRSSTLTIHMRVHTGEKSYVCKTCGKIFRHPSALQKHMRVHTDERPHECKTCMKTFRRNNELNVHMRIHTGERPYLCKTCGKTFTQSSALSKHMAVHTDERPYLCKTCGKIFKQSSALTIHMRVHTGEKPHVCKTCDKNFRHPSALNKHMAVHTDERPYLCKTCGKTFKRNDELNRHESSHR; encoded by the exons atgtcttctgttgagtgtttgaggacgttcgtcgtggagcgactgactgttgctgctgaagaaatattccgaatgtttcaacaaaagctcgACGGATGTGAAGAAGAGCTCGATTATCAGCGCAGACTGGTGGAAAGTGTTTGGAAACCCCAAATAAAGTTACACAGGACAG agctttcacagcagcaacctttgtggaaggaggaagaggatgattaccagcatcaggataggagctgcagtctggaccaggaggactcgaagcctccacaaatcaatgaggaacaggaggaatCCTGCTGTTATCAGGACGGAGAGTCGCTGactgtgaagcaggagatggacacctTAATGGTGACTCCCATACATGAGCAAGATGATGACAGTGAACTGGGCCTGAATCCTGATCAGagccaggaaaagcctgaggtgaacacaacagttcaaagccctgtgttaccagatccagactgtgacctgcagctgctctcctacagTCCTCATATATCTGAgagcaaagatgaagaaaacaggACCAGCGaagactccaggtggaccacagctgaagagccaaaacaaaccatgaagcagaaccatcctaaatgtcagactgggaatgtaaacatcccagcagagtcagcagtggactgtgatacagacacaggtgctaaaacatctgcatgtaacacaggtgaacaacagggaaagGTCAGGACAAACCTGAAAGGACATTCCATTATTCAATACGAACATCTAGGCTCAGCATGTGGTAAAGATTTCAGAGAGGGTTGTTTCTCATCAGCCGACAAAATTAAGGACACAGCAACCAAACTGTTTatctgtgaaacatgtgggaaagatttCAAACTGTCAAAATTACTGAAGCGACACCTTGGAGTTCACACAGGCGAGAAatcatatttgtgtaaaacatgtgggaaaacctttagACAAAATTATgaattaaatgtccacatgagagttcacacaggtgagagaccatatgtgtgtaaaacatgtagGAAAACCTTTAGACGAAATTATgaattaaatgtccacatgagagttcacacaggtgagagaccatatgtgtgtaaaacatgtagGAAAACCTTTAGACGAAATTACGAATTAAATGTTcacatgagagttcacacaggtgagagaccatatgcgTGTGAAACATGTGGTAAATGTTTCAGACACACTTCTGCAATAAATAAGCACATGAGAGTTCACACTgatgagagaccatatgtgtgtgAAACATGTGGTAAAAGTTTCAGACGAAGTTCTACATTAACTATCCACATGAGAGTTCATACAGGTGAGAAATCCTATGTttgtaaaacatgtggaaaaaTTTTCAGACATCCTTCTGCACTACAAAAGcacatgagagttcacacagatGAGAGACCACATGAGTGTAAAACATGTATGAAAACCTTTCGACGAAATAATgaattaaatgtccacatgagaattcacacaggtgagagaccatatttgtgcaaaacatgtgggaaaacctttacACAAAGTTCTGCACTGAGTAAACACATGGCAGTTCACACAGATGAGCGAccctatttgtgtaaaacatgtgggaagatTTTCAAACAAAGTTCTGCATTAACTATCCACATGAGAGTTCATACAGGTGAGAAACCCCATGTTTGTAAAACATGCGACAAAAATTTCAGACATCCTTCtgcattaaataaacacatggcagttcacacagatgagagaccctatttgtgtaaaacatgtgggaaaaccttcaaacGAAATGATGAATTAAATCGTCACGAGAGTTCACATAGGTGA